The DNA region TTACCGGACCGCTCCAGGTGATCCCTGACCGTGTCGACCTCGGCCGGGTCCGGGGACGGTTCCCAGGCCAGCGGCCCCACGTGCCGTACCCGCTCGGGTAGTTCCGCGCGTGGGAGCTCCAGCGCCGGATCGCCGCGGAGCAGCAGCGCGTCGCCGAGCAGGGGGTCGTCCGTCCAGCGGGAGCCGCGCGTGGCCAGACCGGCCTGCTCCCGTACCTCGGTGTACAGCCGCAGTCCTTCGCGGGTCCGGCTCTCCCGGGACCTGCCCAGGTGAGTCTCGCTCTCGCCGCCGGCCCGGTAGTCCCACAGGTGGACCGAGAGCCCGACCACCACCACGGGGATGTCGAGTGCCTCGGCGGCGAGCAGGGCTCCGTTGCACAGCACGGAGGTGACCAGCAGATCGGCCCCCGTCTCCCGGGCGGCGCGCAGGGTCGCCCGGTACTGGGCGAGACCGGTCGTCCCCCACCAGGTGGCGGAGAACGCCCGCTGCCCGCCGTAGTACTCCGCCGCCGTGAACGGCAACCCGGCCTCGGCGGCGACGGGCGCGGCGGTGGACCGGCCCAGCACACTGACGTGGTGGCCGCGGCCCGTCAGAGCACGTCCGGCCGCGATCACCGGATAGAGGTAGCCGCCGTCGCTGAGGGGGCAGAGCAGGATGTTCACGACGCCTCCCGGCCCGGGAGGACCACCCGGTGTGCCACCCGCGAGGGGACCGGCGCACTGCCGGAAGAGGCGGGCGGCGGGGTGGCGCACGGTTCGTGGTGATCTCGTGTGAGGTTCCGCCGGAGGGCGTGCGGGCGCCGGCGCTGTGCCGGAAGTCTGGCGGCGGAGGTCATTTCGGCGCTCCCTCGGGGTGTGACCGGTGGTGGTGGGCCCCGGAGCGGGGGCAACCGCGGGCTGCCAGACCACCGGCACGAGGCCGGAGTCTGGCAGCCCGTTCATTGATCAGTCAGGATCCGACGTAACGGCTCAGAGCGCGCTGGTGCCGTTGATGATGCAGCCGGGCTGAAGGTCGCCGATCTGGGTGTGGGCCACGACCTCCATCTCCTCGTTCTCGGCCTCGACCTCGATGTCAGCCTGCTCCGGGTTCGTGTTCTCGGGCATCCTGTCCTCCTTGACTGGCGGCGTCTGCTACGCCGACTGAGAAGAACGTACGAGCGCCAGGTATGGGAACGTCCGACCGCCGGTTCGGTGCCGGTATGTGAGCAAGTCAGCGCGCTGGGTGGTGCCTCGGGGTTCGCCGGCCGCAGTGCAGGGGGGCGGGGACGGGGCCCGGAGATCCCGTGCGGGCGAAGTCGGACCAGGCGGTGCGCAGGGTCGTGCCGATCGTCTCGATCTCCTCCCACGCCGCGTCCCCGAGCATCGGCGAACCGCGCCAGGCGTTCCGGGTGCCCAGCAGCAGCGGCAGTTCGACGCAGTGGGTGGCGCCGAAGGCCGATCCGGCGGGCCGCCAGTCGAGGCGGTACGTGTGTACCCGGGCTCCGGCCCGCGCCAGCCGTGCCCCGAACCTGCCGAGCGGTTCCGCGTACGTCCGGCGGGTCAGCTCCCCGGCGTCGCCGTCCTCACCGGGGAACGCGGTCATGTCGTCGGCGTTCCAGCCGTACATGACGTCCATGCCACGCACGTTCTCCTCGAAGGAGGTGCCGGGGGAGTGGGCGGGTCCGGTGTACTCGACCGGGTTGAACGGCGGTTCCAGGGTGCTGCCGGTCCGACGCCGGTGGGCCACCGCCGTCTTTCGCTGCGCCTCCAGGATCGCGGGGAGTCCGGCGGTGCGGGGGTCGTCCGCGAGGAGGCGGGCGAAGGTCCGGCCCAGGGCGAGGGCTTCGGGGCGGGGGCGGGCGGCGATCGACAGCGGGGGGCTCTGGAGGATCGCGCGGTGGAAGAGGCCCCGGGCCTCGGGCATCTCCATCAGCAGCCGGATGGACAGGGCGCCGGCGGACTGCCCGAAGGCCGTGACGTTGCCGGGGTCGCCCCCGTACGCGGCGATGTGGGTGTTCACCCAGCGGAGAGCCTCGAGCTGGTCGTACAGGCCGAGGTTGCCCTCGCTGACTCCGTCGAGGCAGAGGTACCCGAGCGCCCCGAGACGGTAGTTGACCGCGACGACCACCACGTCGCCCTGGTCGGCGAGCGCCCCGCCGTCGTACCAGTCCCTGATGCCGGCGCCGCTGCTGAACCCGCCGCCGTGGAACCACACCATGACCGGCCGGGCCCGGGAGTCGCGGGCCGGTGTGGTGACCGACAGGTTGAGGCAGTCCTCGCCCTGGGGGCGGCTGTCGAGGGGCGGGCCCATCACCGCGTCGAGACGGGAGGGCAGTTGCGGACAGATCTCGCCGCTCGACGGGCGCGCGTCCTGGGCTGGCACGGAGCGGGGGCGCGCGAAGCGCTCCGCGGTGGCGTAGCGGACGGGCCCGGTCCGGGCCCTCGTCGACGCGGTCATGCGATACCTCCACAATCGGCCGGCCCGGCCCCTCGTGGAGGGGGCGGACCGGCGGCAACCGGGCGCCGCGCGGGGCCCGTGGGAACCGTACGCGCGACGGGTGCGGGGCGGCGGCCGAGCTCCGGGGCCCGTGCCGTGCCGGCGAGCGGTGGCCCCCGGGCGCGGTGGCCGCGCGGGGCCGGATCAGACCTGGGAGAGGGCCTTGGCAGGGGGCTCGACCCCGTCGGCCGGCCCGTCGGGCACGACGCGGAACAGCGCGATCGCGCCGCCGAGGCTGATGGCGCACATCGTGACGAGATACCACGTCACACCGGCCGAGGAACCACCGTCGCCCAGCAGTGCGGTGGAGATCATCGGGGCGAGGCCGCCGCCGAGGATGGCGCCGGTCTGGAGGATCAGGGAGGAACCCGAATACCGCACGTGGGCGGGGAAGGTGTCGGCGATGATCCCGCCCTGAACACAGTGTGTCACCGGAATGATGAGGCCCATTCCGGCGAGAGCGACGAGGGCGAGGACATTGCTGCCCGTGTCGTACAGCGGGAAGAAGACGGCGCACCATGCCAGGATCGCCGCGGAACCGCCGATGAACATCGCCCGCCGGCCGTGCCGGTCGGCGATTTTCGTCCACACCGGAATGGTCGCGAACCACAGCACGGCGGCCGCGGTCACACTGAGAATAAGGAATTGCCGGTCGTAGCCGAGGTTCTTGGTGCCGTAGGACAGGGTGAACACCATGAACACGTAGGCGACGGCGGAGTTCGCGACGACGGCGAGCAGCGTCAGCCCGAGGCGGGGGAATCCGACCTTGAACGATTCCGCGAGCGGGAACCTGACGACGTCGTCCTGTTCGAGGACGCGGTTGAACGACGGGGACTCGGTGACGCGGAGCCGGATCACCAGACCCACCGCGACGAGGACGAAGCTCAGCAGGAAGGGTATCCGCCAGCCCCATGAGGTGAACGCGTTGTCGCCCATGAGCGAGTTGGTGACGAGGAAGATGATGTTGGCCAGGACCAGGCCGGCGGGGGTGCCCATCTGGGGGAACCCCGCGTAGAGGTTCCGCTTGCCCTTCGGGGCGTGCTCCATCGACATCAGCGTCGCGCCCGCGCCCTCACCCCCGAGGCCGATGCCCTGGACGATACGCAGGAGAACGAGCAGGACCGGCGCCCAGAAACCGATCGAGTCGTAGTTCGGAATGGCGCCGATGAGGGTGGAGCCGATTCCCATCATGACGAGGGAGACCACCAGGGTCGCCTTTCGTCCGATGCGGTCCCCGAAATGACCGAAGACCAGACCGCCGAGCGGCCGGGCGACGAAACCGACGGCAAGCGTGCTGAACGCCGCCAGTGTGCCCGCCGTCGGGCTCAGCGAAGGAAAGAACTGCTTGTCGAAGATGAGGGCGGCGGCTGTGCCGTAGAGGAAGAAGTCGTACCACTCGAGTGTGGTGCCGGCCAGCGTCGCGACCGCTGTTCTTCCCGGAGCGGTTGCGGCACCGCCCGCTTTTTCTTCTGGAGACGGATTACTCATGGGATGACCTATCGCTTGGGTGACTCGCGGTCTTCCGCTCGGCGAAGCCGCTGCGGCGGCCGGCGTGTATGACGCGTTAACGGTGGATACTCACCCCGTGAGACATGACGCACAAATGCCGAATCGGGGACTTGGTATACCGGTTCGGGTATGCCGGCCGGTCGGCGGGCCGTCGGTCCGGCACGTGTCCGGACGCGCCGGTTCGGTCACCCCGTCCAGTCACCCCGTCTGCGGAGGGGCGGCATACCGACTCTGGTATGTCACGCCACGAAAAGTTCATTTGTTTGATATGGCTGCACCTCCCAGAGTGAGGGCATGACGGCAGATACTGGGCGGTGGATCCGCAATTTCGTTGACGGACGGTTCGTCGAACCCGACGAGCGGCGCAGCTTCGGCAAGGTGGACCCGGCCACCGGGTCGGTACACGCTCGCGTCCACGAGGCGGACGAGCCCCTCGTGGACCGCGCCGTGGCCGCGGCCCGACGCGCCCTGGACGACGGCTGGGCGAGTACGGCGGTACGTGAGAGGGCAGCACTGCTGCGCCGCGCCGCGGACCGGATCGAGGAACGCTTCGAGGAGTTCGTCGCGGCGGAGATCGCCGACACGGGCAAGCCGGTCACGCAGGCGCGCGAACTGGACGTGGCACGGGCCGTCGCGAACTTCCGCACCTTCGCGGACGTGGTCGCCGCGGCGGGCCAGGAGTCGTTCCTCACCGACCTCGCGGGCGGCAAACAGGCCCTCAACTACGCGGTCCGCAAGCCGCTCGGCGTCGTCGCGGTCATCGTGCCGTGGAACCTGCCGCTCCTCCTGCTGACCTGGAAGATCGCACCCGCCCTCGCCTGCGGCAACGCGGTGGTCGTCAAGCCCAGCGAGGAGACGCCCGGTACGGCCACCCTGCTGGCCGAGGTCCTCGCCGAGGCAGGCCTCCCCGCCGGCGTGTACAACGTCGTCCACGGGTTCGGCGGCGGATCCGCCGGTGAGTACGTGACGTCCCACCCCGGGATCGACGGCGTGACCTTCACCGGTTCCTCGGCGACCGGTTCGCACGTCATGAAGACGGTCGCGCCCCGGGTCCGCCCGGTGTCGTTCGAACTCGGCGGCAAGAACGCCGCCATCGTCTTCGACGACGTCGACATCGACGAGGCGCTGGCCGGACTCAGCAGGTCGGTGTTCACCAACACCGGTCAGGTGTGCCTGTGCACCGAGCGGGTGTACGTGCAGCGGTCCGTGTTCGACGAGATCGCGGGCGGGCTCGTCGAGAAGGCCCGGGGCCTGCGGCTCGGGCGTCCGCTGGACGAGGCGACCACCACGGGCCCGTTGATCTCGCAGACCCACCGGGACAAGGTCCTCCGCTACTTCGAACTGGCGGAGCGGGCCGGTGCCGAGGTGATCACCGGCGGTGGGGTTCCCCGGCTGGGGGAGGGCCTGGACGGCGGTTCGTGGATCGAGCCGACGCTGTGGACCGGCCTGACCAACGCCGACCGGGTCGTACGCGAGGAGATCTTCGGCCCGGTGGCCGCGCTCATCCCCTTCGACACCGAGGCCGAGGCCGTCGCCCTGGCCAACGACACCGACTACGGCCTCGCGGCGTCGGTGTGGACCAACGACCTGCGGCGCGGGCACCGTGTGGCGCAGTCGATGAACGTGGGCATGGCCTGGGTCAACACCTGGTTCCTGCGCGACCTGCGCTCACCCTTCGGCGGGGTCGGGCTCTCGGGCATCGGCCGCGAGGGCGGCGAATCCTCCCTGCACTTCTACACCGAGCCGACGAATGTGTGCGTACAGCTGTGACTCCACTCTTGGGCAACGACGAGAACACCGGCAGCGACGAGAACACGGGCACCGACGACGGCACCGGCACCGACGGGCGGATCGAAGCCGCCGCCGCACTGCTCACCACCGCCGCGGTCACCCGCACCCCCTGCGCACCGGTTCGGCGGTATCTGGGCGCGACCGACATCGACGCCGCCTACGAGGTGCAGCGCCGCGTCGCCGCCGCCAGGGCCGCCTCCGGGGCGCGCAGGGTGGGCGCCAAGATCGGGCTCACCGCCCCTGTCGTGCAGCAGCAGTTCGGCGTGTTCCAGCCGGACTTCGGGGTGCTCTTCGACGACATGACGTACGCCCACGGCGAGCCGCTGCCGCTCGGCCGGTTCCTCCAGCCGCGCGCGGAGGGCGAGATCGCCTTCGTGCTCGGCCGTGACCTGGACCTGCCCGGCGCCGGTGTCGCGGACGTTCTGCGGGCCACCGAATTCGTGCTCCCCGCCGTCGAGATCGTGGACTCCCGGATCACCGACTGGGACCTGACCATCACCGACACCGTGGCGGACAACGCCTCCAGCGGCGCGGTCGTCCTCGGGACCACTCCGTACACGCTCGACGCCCGGGACCTCTCCCGGGTCGGTATGACGCTCCACCAGGACGGCGAACCGGTCTCGTTCGGCGCGGGCCACGCCTGCCTCGGCTCGCCCGTCGTCGCCGTGGCCTGGCTGGCGCGCGAAATGGGCCGGCGCGGACAGCCGCTGCGCGCCGGTGACGTCGTGATGTCCGGTGCGCTCGGGCCGATGGTCCCCATCGCCGGACCGGGGCGGTTCCGGCTGGAGCTGGACGGACTGGGCGAGGTCGAGGCAGTCATCGAGGAGGAGACCAAGTGAGTACACCAGCCACCGCGGCGCTGTGCCACGGAGCCGGCACCAGGGACGTTATGCCGAAGGCCGGCCGACGTCGGCCGGCCTCCGGCCAGGAGGACATGATCATGGACATCGCACTGGACCCGGCCGCGCGGCGCGGCGCCCTGACGGACGGGGGCCCCGCATGATTCCGGCGGAAACCGTCGACGCCCTGGCCGGGCGGCTCGACACCGCGCAGACATCTGGGACCGACACCCCGAGTCTCGCCGACACGCACGAGTTCGGCGTCGACGACGCGTACGCGATCCAGGCCGCGCTGCTGGCCCGGCGCACCGCGCGTGGCGAGCGGATCACCGGCGTCAAGCTGGGCTTCACCAGCAAGGCGAAGATGGCGCAGATGGGGGTCTCCGACGTGATCGTCGGACGGCTGACCGACGCCATGCGGGTCACGGACGGCGGCGACGTCGACCTCCGCCGCTTCATCCATCCCAAGGTCGAGCCGGAGGTCGCCTACCGGCTCTGCCGCGACGTGGACCTGGACGACCCGGCGACGGACATCGAGTCCTGTGTCGACGCGGTCGCACCCGCC from Streptomyces sp. NBC_01754 includes:
- a CDS encoding 2-hydroxymuconic semialdehyde dehydrogenase gives rise to the protein MTADTGRWIRNFVDGRFVEPDERRSFGKVDPATGSVHARVHEADEPLVDRAVAAARRALDDGWASTAVRERAALLRRAADRIEERFEEFVAAEIADTGKPVTQARELDVARAVANFRTFADVVAAAGQESFLTDLAGGKQALNYAVRKPLGVVAVIVPWNLPLLLLTWKIAPALACGNAVVVKPSEETPGTATLLAEVLAEAGLPAGVYNVVHGFGGGSAGEYVTSHPGIDGVTFTGSSATGSHVMKTVAPRVRPVSFELGGKNAAIVFDDVDIDEALAGLSRSVFTNTGQVCLCTERVYVQRSVFDEIAGGLVEKARGLRLGRPLDEATTTGPLISQTHRDKVLRYFELAERAGAEVITGGGVPRLGEGLDGGSWIEPTLWTGLTNADRVVREEIFGPVAALIPFDTEAEAVALANDTDYGLAASVWTNDLRRGHRVAQSMNVGMAWVNTWFLRDLRSPFGGVGLSGIGREGGESSLHFYTEPTNVCVQL
- a CDS encoding glycosyltransferase, translated to MNILLCPLSDGGYLYPVIAAGRALTGRGHHVSVLGRSTAAPVAAEAGLPFTAAEYYGGQRAFSATWWGTTGLAQYRATLRAARETGADLLVTSVLCNGALLAAEALDIPVVVVGLSVHLWDYRAGGESETHLGRSRESRTREGLRLYTEVREQAGLATRGSRWTDDPLLGDALLLRGDPALELPRAELPERVRHVGPLAWEPSPDPAEVDTVRDHLERSGKSVVYVHLGRFFGGGSLWPLLNRAFTGSRFQAVVERGRSTDPRPAADADILLVRKPWMGPFVDLAGLVLTNSTSAPVLAALLRGRPLAVSPNGSEQPLLAGACLRAGVAARVPNTPSVAPSALLESVWRDRGLRTRARALGHRLAATESAARAADIIERTAQASATPEEDHEYATSRP
- a CDS encoding 2-keto-4-pentenoate hydratase, translating into MTPLLGNDENTGSDENTGTDDGTGTDGRIEAAAALLTTAAVTRTPCAPVRRYLGATDIDAAYEVQRRVAAARAASGARRVGAKIGLTAPVVQQQFGVFQPDFGVLFDDMTYAHGEPLPLGRFLQPRAEGEIAFVLGRDLDLPGAGVADVLRATEFVLPAVEIVDSRITDWDLTITDTVADNASSGAVVLGTTPYTLDARDLSRVGMTLHQDGEPVSFGAGHACLGSPVVAVAWLAREMGRRGQPLRAGDVVMSGALGPMVPIAGPGRFRLELDGLGEVEAVIEEETK
- a CDS encoding carboxylesterase family protein, encoding MTASTRARTGPVRYATAERFARPRSVPAQDARPSSGEICPQLPSRLDAVMGPPLDSRPQGEDCLNLSVTTPARDSRARPVMVWFHGGGFSSGAGIRDWYDGGALADQGDVVVVAVNYRLGALGYLCLDGVSEGNLGLYDQLEALRWVNTHIAAYGGDPGNVTAFGQSAGALSIRLLMEMPEARGLFHRAILQSPPLSIAARPRPEALALGRTFARLLADDPRTAGLPAILEAQRKTAVAHRRRTGSTLEPPFNPVEYTGPAHSPGTSFEENVRGMDVMYGWNADDMTAFPGEDGDAGELTRRTYAEPLGRFGARLARAGARVHTYRLDWRPAGSAFGATHCVELPLLLGTRNAWRGSPMLGDAAWEEIETIGTTLRTAWSDFARTGSPGPVPAPLHCGRRTPRHHPAR
- a CDS encoding MFS transporter — encoded protein: MSNPSPEEKAGGAATAPGRTAVATLAGTTLEWYDFFLYGTAAALIFDKQFFPSLSPTAGTLAAFSTLAVGFVARPLGGLVFGHFGDRIGRKATLVVSLVMMGIGSTLIGAIPNYDSIGFWAPVLLVLLRIVQGIGLGGEGAGATLMSMEHAPKGKRNLYAGFPQMGTPAGLVLANIIFLVTNSLMGDNAFTSWGWRIPFLLSFVLVAVGLVIRLRVTESPSFNRVLEQDDVVRFPLAESFKVGFPRLGLTLLAVVANSAVAYVFMVFTLSYGTKNLGYDRQFLILSVTAAAVLWFATIPVWTKIADRHGRRAMFIGGSAAILAWCAVFFPLYDTGSNVLALVALAGMGLIIPVTHCVQGGIIADTFPAHVRYSGSSLILQTGAILGGGLAPMISTALLGDGGSSAGVTWYLVTMCAISLGGAIALFRVVPDGPADGVEPPAKALSQV
- a CDS encoding 2-keto-4-pentenoate hydratase; translated protein: MIPAETVDALAGRLDTAQTSGTDTPSLADTHEFGVDDAYAIQAALLARRTARGERITGVKLGFTSKAKMAQMGVSDVIVGRLTDAMRVTDGGDVDLRRFIHPKVEPEVAYRLCRDVDLDDPATDIESCVDAVAPALEIIDSRYRDFRFTYGDVVADNTSAAAYVVGPWRPVESVANRAVRLLAGATVVTGSTAAILGDPVRALHALLDMCRRRAIPLRAGQVVLAGAATAAVPLPPGVTSCDVAGIGAVSVRGVR